From Phaeocystidibacter marisrubri, the proteins below share one genomic window:
- a CDS encoding acylneuraminate cytidylyltransferase family protein, whose amino-acid sequence MRSLLITICARGGSKGIPGKNIKPLNGVPLLHYTLNLAQIIQEKYGADIQVSTDSDEILKCAAEVGYSTEYIRPDEFATDKAGKIAAIEDAMLYSERLYGKTYDYILDLDVTSPLRTLNDIEQAYEQLSSNEEALNIFSVSPAARNPYFNMVETGENGFAKVVKDAGDVKSRQNAPLVYDMNASFYLFKREYFNKGYSTSTTPYSLAYVMKHHCFDLDEPRDFRVMEILLSENLLEIEI is encoded by the coding sequence ATGAGGTCTTTGTTGATAACGATTTGTGCGCGAGGAGGTTCCAAGGGGATTCCTGGAAAGAATATCAAGCCCCTCAATGGAGTGCCCTTGCTTCATTACACGCTTAATCTCGCTCAGATTATACAGGAGAAGTACGGTGCCGATATTCAGGTGAGCACAGACAGTGATGAAATTTTAAAATGCGCCGCTGAGGTAGGGTATAGTACCGAATATATTCGTCCCGATGAATTTGCGACGGATAAAGCAGGTAAAATTGCAGCCATTGAGGATGCAATGTTGTATTCGGAGCGATTGTATGGGAAAACCTACGACTATATTCTGGATCTAGACGTCACCTCTCCGCTGAGAACCCTGAACGACATTGAACAGGCTTATGAGCAATTGTCGAGCAATGAGGAAGCACTCAATATATTCTCTGTAAGTCCTGCTGCTCGTAATCCGTATTTCAACATGGTTGAAACAGGCGAGAATGGGTTTGCAAAAGTGGTGAAAGATGCCGGCGACGTGAAATCTAGACAGAATGCGCCCTTGGTGTATGACATGAATGCATCCTTCTACCTGTTTAAAAGAGAATACTTTAACAAGGGATATTCAACTTCTACCACACCGTACTCTTTGGCTTATGTAATGAAACACCATTGCTTTGACCTAGATGAGCCAAGAGATTTTAGAGTAATGGAAATCCTGTTGAGCGAAAATCTGCTAGAAATAGAGATATGA
- a CDS encoding Gfo/Idh/MocA family protein — translation MKVLIVGLGSISRKHKEALIAIRPDAEFYALRRSRDGAEVEGVQSIYSIAEIPSDCDFALVATPTSVHAESLRQILPLGIPVFLEKPPLHNSEDAAELERLIAEHQSMVYTAFNLRFHPLITWAKHYLAGKRVLEVQSYCGSYLPDWRPNQDYRTNYSALREQGGGVHLDLTHEIDFVRYLFGDPTSVQNNLRTVSDLEIDSVDSARYWLEYPDKVINIVLNYFRRDPKRTLEVVMEDGTIEIDLIRGLVIANRTDIIHHVEVDIQETYNLQMAYWLNCLTSGSIPMNEFSESLKTLKICLDEW, via the coding sequence ATGAAGGTGCTAATTGTTGGACTAGGATCCATTTCCAGAAAACATAAGGAGGCCTTGATAGCCATTCGTCCTGACGCGGAGTTCTATGCTCTTCGTCGTTCAAGAGATGGAGCAGAGGTGGAAGGAGTCCAAAGTATCTATAGCATTGCAGAGATTCCAAGTGATTGTGATTTCGCCTTGGTGGCCACGCCAACTTCGGTTCACGCTGAAAGTTTACGCCAAATCCTCCCTCTAGGAATTCCTGTTTTTCTAGAGAAACCGCCCCTACACAATTCGGAAGATGCGGCTGAACTGGAGAGGCTCATTGCCGAGCATCAAAGTATGGTGTATACCGCATTTAATCTGCGGTTCCATCCACTCATCACTTGGGCGAAGCACTATTTAGCGGGAAAGCGGGTGCTAGAAGTACAATCCTATTGTGGTTCCTATTTACCCGATTGGCGCCCCAATCAAGACTATCGAACCAATTACAGTGCCCTACGCGAACAGGGCGGTGGCGTTCATCTAGATCTAACTCACGAAATCGATTTTGTTCGCTATCTCTTTGGAGATCCAACTTCAGTACAGAACAACTTGAGAACTGTTTCTGATTTAGAGATTGATTCTGTGGATAGTGCGCGCTATTGGTTAGAGTATCCCGACAAGGTCATCAACATCGTTTTGAATTACTTCAGGAGAGATCCAAAGCGAACGCTAGAAGTAGTAATGGAGGATGGTACCATAGAGATTGATTTAATTCGTGGATTGGTGATTGCGAATCGTACGGATATCATTCACCATGTAGAAGTGGATATTCAAGAGACGTACAATTTGCAAATGGCTTATTGGTTGAATTGTTTGACATCGGGGTCCATTCCGATGAATGAATTCTCTGAAAGTTTGAAAACGCTAAAAATCTGTTTAGATGAGTGGTAA
- a CDS encoding SDR family oxidoreductase: MSGKVVLVTGGSGLIGSEIIRELNASGYRSINLDLHVENDLVKGTWKCDITEPTSVDETIASIVEEFGSIDGLVNNAYPRTSDWGKPVDQIEIESWRKNVDMQMNSVFYITQRVLSHMVKQNSGSVVNIASIYGVVGNDPTLYENTGISAPAAYSAIKGGLINLTRYLASHYGQHGVRVNALSPGGIFDHQDPKFVEAYERRVPLRRMGNPNDIAPVVQFLLSDQAKYITGQNIIVDGGYTAQ, translated from the coding sequence ATGAGTGGTAAGGTAGTACTAGTGACAGGAGGTTCTGGATTGATTGGATCCGAGATCATTCGCGAATTGAATGCTTCGGGATATCGCTCTATTAACCTCGACCTTCATGTAGAGAACGATCTCGTGAAAGGCACATGGAAGTGTGATATTACCGAACCAACATCGGTGGATGAAACCATTGCGTCCATCGTAGAAGAATTCGGTTCTATTGATGGTTTGGTCAACAATGCCTACCCGAGAACGTCGGATTGGGGAAAACCGGTAGATCAAATTGAGATAGAAAGTTGGAGGAAGAATGTAGACATGCAGATGAACAGTGTTTTCTACATCACTCAACGCGTACTGTCTCACATGGTCAAGCAAAACAGTGGTTCTGTAGTTAACATAGCCTCCATCTACGGGGTAGTAGGGAACGATCCAACGCTTTATGAAAATACAGGGATATCAGCTCCAGCTGCTTATTCAGCCATCAAAGGAGGGTTGATCAACTTGACGCGCTATTTGGCTTCGCATTACGGTCAGCATGGCGTTCGAGTAAATGCACTTTCTCCAGGAGGAATATTTGATCATCAAGATCCAAAGTTTGTAGAAGCTTACGAAAGAAGAGTACCTCTACGCAGGATGGGAAATCCGAACGATATTGCACCTGTCGTGCAATTTTTGCTGAGTGATCAGGCAAAATACATCACAGGTCAGAATATCATAGTGGATGGTGGGTATACAGCGCAGTGA
- a CDS encoding Gfo/Idh/MocA family protein has protein sequence MIKFALIGYGRIGKRHAEMILANPDAELVAVIENQSDVELDIDVPLFDTIEAFLQSNIAFDVANIATPNGLHAEHALQFLEAKAHVVIEKPMALSKEDAEKVIYKSLQVHRHVFVVMQNRYSPPSEWLKSLIADGTLGDIYMVQINCYWNRDGRYYHGDSWHGTIALDGGTLFTQFSHFIDVMYWLFGDIKNITARLNDFNHKEITEFEDSGMVQFDFVNGGMGCINYSTSVAHSNLESSITIIAQNGSVKVGGQYMDQVEVCNIPGYTMPQLAPTNPGNDYGSYKGSAANHNFVIQNVVDVLSNQKTITTNALEGMKVVDIIERIYEAGRK, from the coding sequence ATGATAAAATTTGCCCTCATAGGTTACGGAAGAATTGGCAAACGCCATGCTGAAATGATTCTCGCGAATCCCGATGCTGAATTGGTAGCAGTCATTGAAAACCAATCTGACGTAGAATTGGACATTGATGTTCCTCTATTTGACACGATAGAGGCTTTCTTACAGTCGAATATTGCGTTTGACGTCGCCAACATTGCCACACCCAACGGGTTACATGCAGAACACGCTCTTCAATTCTTGGAAGCAAAAGCTCATGTGGTGATCGAAAAACCTATGGCATTATCTAAGGAAGATGCTGAAAAAGTGATCTACAAATCACTTCAAGTCCATCGCCATGTTTTTGTAGTGATGCAAAACCGCTATTCTCCTCCTTCAGAATGGTTGAAATCACTGATTGCAGATGGAACTTTAGGCGATATCTACATGGTTCAAATCAATTGCTATTGGAACCGCGATGGTCGATACTACCATGGTGACTCTTGGCATGGAACCATTGCACTAGACGGCGGAACACTGTTTACTCAGTTCTCCCACTTCATCGATGTGATGTACTGGCTCTTCGGTGATATCAAGAATATTACAGCTCGACTAAACGACTTCAACCACAAAGAAATTACTGAGTTTGAAGACTCTGGAATGGTTCAATTCGACTTTGTAAACGGCGGTATGGGATGCATCAATTATTCTACTTCCGTTGCTCACTCAAACTTGGAAAGTAGCATTACTATCATTGCTCAAAATGGCAGTGTGAAGGTAGGTGGACAATATATGGACCAAGTGGAAGTATGCAATATCCCAGGCTACACCATGCCACAACTCGCTCCTACTAATCCGGGTAATGACTACGGTTCCTACAAAGGTTCCGCTGCGAACCACAACTTCGTGATCCAAAACGTAGTCGATGTACTGTCCAATCAAAAAACAATCACCACTAACGCCCTAGAAGGAATGAAGGTGGTGGATATCATTGAACGGATTTACGAGGCTGGAAGGAAGTGA
- a CDS encoding polysaccharide biosynthesis/export family protein — protein MPKQAAQSRTLFRRFSLASLFLVLVIGLGTTSCIPQKDLTYLQVEEGQQADSLYSIQRQKYVIQENDILNVTVRSFSEEASVAFNNARTQNLQNVGDGYFYITGYSVDSEGRIELPVVGSVLVEGLTIEEAKVVINEKLSLYFQEDAIFTSVQLSGIRFSVIGEVNRPGKYTIYQNQANIFEALALAGDANIYGKRREVQIIRQYPEGVRVIDLDLTDVSVLTNPDFMVQPNDVINVKPMKQKSWGIGEKGFTSFVQTLSIISSVLLIAVSLRNLSN, from the coding sequence ATGCCCAAGCAAGCAGCGCAATCGCGCACTCTGTTCAGGAGGTTTTCACTTGCCTCTCTCTTTTTAGTATTGGTTATAGGACTTGGTACCACTTCCTGCATCCCCCAAAAAGACTTGACGTATTTGCAAGTAGAAGAAGGCCAACAAGCCGATTCTTTGTACTCTATTCAACGTCAGAAATATGTTATTCAAGAGAATGATATTTTGAATGTAACCGTTCGCAGCTTTAGTGAAGAGGCTTCCGTAGCATTCAATAATGCACGAACTCAGAACCTACAAAACGTGGGTGATGGTTATTTCTATATCACAGGTTATTCCGTAGATAGTGAAGGTAGAATTGAACTGCCCGTCGTGGGTTCAGTTCTAGTGGAAGGATTGACGATTGAAGAGGCTAAAGTGGTTATCAATGAGAAGCTTAGCCTTTATTTTCAAGAAGACGCTATTTTTACGAGTGTTCAATTGAGTGGTATCCGATTCAGTGTAATTGGCGAAGTCAATCGCCCAGGAAAGTATACCATCTATCAGAATCAGGCAAATATATTTGAAGCGCTCGCACTTGCTGGCGATGCTAATATTTATGGTAAACGTAGGGAAGTTCAGATCATTCGCCAATATCCAGAAGGAGTTCGAGTAATTGATTTGGATTTGACAGATGTGAGCGTATTGACCAATCCGGATTTTATGGTTCAGCCCAATGATGTGATCAATGTGAAACCAATGAAGCAAAAGTCTTGGGGTATTGGAGAGAAAGGGTTTACATCTTTTGTTCAGACCCTCTCCATAATTAGTTCAGTGTTATTAATCGCGGTTTCGCTTCGTAATTTGAGCAATTGA
- a CDS encoding GumC family protein: MSENPNNPFNEHKDDAIDVKAILYKMLGHWHIFGFCVVIALFLAFLTNRYSKKLYSTSTTVVIADEGNGAGGGVEGLMSAIGYYNPRLKFENEVVILQSYSLIERTLSKLDFGITYYSHGRLIGEEQYAYRPFIIVMDSTVQQTLSVPFNVVFKGVSGDFELSANIPAKAQQYDYISREVSEVSNVLESIELNISGTLNEWVEGPFGRFKLVPTSSFMKLSFESNQEFKFVFRDPVGLLLELKSAIQILPTAEGASGIDIQLVGPEKMKNEVFLTMLVQEYIAMGMEEKTNQAQSTIDFISEQLKRVEDSLDVAESRREEYRTEEQVIDLSEQGRVIASNLNSLIERKNIERSNLEYYNYMVSLLQDESQLDNIIAPSTLGVNDPTLVRLVSSLQELYNRRQVLLIGATRDNPQVRGVSNQLRVTIESLKENLNNLSEGSKILIRDLNRQIREVEGEIAKLPRMERDYLQIQRIYTINNELYTFLMQKLAEAGIAKASVQPDQRVIDPARTNALPISPRTSLNYGIALLLGLVFPAIYVFLKDFFRAKIASQEDLKAITSIDVIGQLGHNSKLSNLVVLDSPKAALSEAFRGLRASLKFINTENSTPYLISVTSSISGEGKTFVSINTASILAISGSKTVLIGVDLRKPRIYNDFGLKNDVGLSNFLAGQVSVQEIIQKTTQSENLDIISAGVVPPNPSELIMSSKFADLIEELKKKYEYIIFDTPPIGVVADTFEVFKYTDLNLFVVRQNYTVKGLVRAMEDTRKVRNIENMYIVFNDAQRTNNGYGYGYGYGYGYGYGYGYGYGYGYYGESEDQPGFFARLFKRS; the protein is encoded by the coding sequence ATGTCTGAGAATCCAAACAACCCTTTCAACGAGCATAAAGACGATGCCATAGACGTTAAGGCGATTCTTTACAAAATGCTCGGACACTGGCATATTTTCGGCTTTTGTGTTGTTATTGCTCTGTTCTTAGCGTTTCTAACCAATAGATATTCCAAGAAGCTTTATAGCACTTCCACTACAGTAGTTATTGCCGACGAAGGCAATGGTGCAGGAGGAGGAGTTGAAGGATTGATGAGTGCCATTGGTTATTATAACCCTCGACTTAAGTTTGAGAATGAAGTAGTGATTCTTCAGAGCTACAGTCTGATTGAGCGCACTTTGAGCAAGCTTGATTTTGGAATTACATATTACTCCCACGGTCGACTTATCGGTGAAGAGCAATATGCTTATCGTCCATTTATCATTGTGATGGATTCCACTGTACAACAAACCTTGAGTGTGCCATTCAATGTTGTTTTTAAAGGGGTTTCTGGGGATTTTGAGCTTTCCGCAAACATTCCGGCAAAAGCACAACAGTATGATTATATCTCTAGAGAAGTTTCCGAAGTCTCCAATGTCTTAGAGTCTATTGAACTCAATATATCTGGCACTCTGAACGAATGGGTAGAAGGACCTTTTGGGAGGTTTAAATTGGTGCCTACGTCTTCATTTATGAAACTCTCTTTTGAGTCAAATCAAGAGTTTAAGTTCGTTTTTAGAGATCCAGTAGGACTTCTTCTAGAACTGAAATCAGCCATTCAAATTTTGCCAACAGCGGAAGGTGCTTCAGGTATTGATATTCAGCTTGTAGGACCTGAGAAAATGAAGAATGAGGTATTCCTTACCATGCTAGTGCAGGAGTACATAGCCATGGGGATGGAAGAGAAGACCAATCAGGCTCAATCTACTATTGACTTCATCAGTGAACAGTTGAAGAGAGTTGAGGATAGTCTTGATGTTGCCGAATCGAGACGAGAAGAGTATCGCACCGAAGAACAAGTCATAGATCTTAGTGAACAAGGACGTGTGATTGCGTCAAATTTGAATAGCTTAATTGAGCGTAAAAATATTGAGCGATCCAACTTGGAATACTATAACTACATGGTTTCCTTGTTGCAGGATGAGTCACAACTTGACAATATCATCGCACCGAGCACTCTCGGTGTAAATGATCCAACCTTAGTTAGATTAGTAAGCAGCTTGCAAGAGCTCTACAACAGAAGACAAGTACTTTTAATTGGAGCTACGAGAGATAACCCTCAGGTGAGAGGGGTTTCCAACCAACTAAGGGTCACGATCGAATCTTTGAAGGAGAACCTCAATAATCTTTCTGAGGGGTCCAAGATTTTAATTCGCGACCTCAATAGACAGATTCGAGAAGTTGAAGGTGAGATTGCGAAATTGCCAAGAATGGAGCGTGATTACCTCCAAATTCAGCGTATTTATACCATCAACAATGAGTTGTACACGTTTTTGATGCAAAAGCTCGCTGAAGCTGGTATTGCCAAGGCATCCGTTCAACCTGATCAACGCGTAATTGATCCAGCTAGAACCAATGCTCTTCCAATTTCACCTAGAACATCGTTGAATTATGGTATAGCACTTCTATTGGGACTTGTATTTCCAGCCATCTATGTGTTCTTGAAAGATTTCTTCAGAGCCAAGATTGCGAGCCAAGAAGACCTCAAGGCTATTACATCAATTGACGTAATTGGTCAATTAGGCCATAATAGCAAACTGAGCAACCTCGTAGTATTGGATTCACCGAAAGCTGCGTTATCTGAAGCGTTCAGAGGACTAAGAGCTAGTTTGAAATTCATTAATACGGAGAATAGTACACCGTACTTAATCTCAGTAACTTCAAGTATTTCGGGTGAAGGGAAGACCTTTGTAAGTATTAATACCGCTTCCATTCTTGCAATCAGCGGAAGCAAAACGGTGTTGATTGGAGTTGACCTAAGAAAACCGAGGATTTACAATGACTTTGGTTTGAAGAATGATGTCGGATTGTCCAATTTCTTGGCAGGTCAAGTGTCAGTTCAAGAAATTATTCAAAAGACAACTCAGTCTGAGAACCTTGATATTATAAGTGCGGGCGTCGTTCCGCCAAATCCGTCAGAATTGATCATGTCTTCGAAATTCGCTGATCTGATCGAAGAGCTTAAGAAGAAGTACGAGTACATCATATTTGATACTCCTCCAATTGGCGTTGTGGCGGATACTTTCGAGGTGTTTAAGTACACCGATTTGAACCTTTTCGTCGTTCGACAAAACTACACCGTTAAAGGTCTCGTTAGGGCGATGGAGGATACGAGAAAGGTGCGCAACATTGAGAATATGTATATCGTCTTCAACGATGCACAACGCACAAACAATGGCTATGGTTACGGTTATGGTTACGGCTATGGCTACGGTTATGGCTATGGCTACGGCTACGGCTACGGTTATTATGGCGAGAGTGAGGATCAACCAGGTTTCTTTGCTCGATTATTCAAGAGAAGCTAG
- a CDS encoding helix-turn-helix domain-containing protein codes for MLNILITSKTRIKLLLKFFLDSESKGYLQGLAQEFGESSNAVRVELNRFEEAGLLESQLDGRKKIFRVNYNHPLVPDITNMVRKVTRLDALIDNVVDRLQGLDEVWISSKSIDDFKSGRIELIFIGEEFDIPYLKSLIKKAENHMNVLIGYKIAKEISDSDKPLFALIWVNK; via the coding sequence TTGCTAAACATTCTCATCACATCAAAAACGAGAATTAAGCTACTCCTGAAATTCTTTTTAGACAGTGAGTCTAAAGGATATCTTCAGGGTTTGGCTCAAGAATTCGGCGAGAGTAGTAACGCGGTGCGCGTTGAACTCAATAGGTTTGAAGAGGCCGGACTTCTAGAGAGTCAGTTAGATGGACGAAAGAAGATATTTCGCGTCAATTACAATCATCCCTTAGTTCCCGATATCACCAACATGGTGAGAAAAGTAACCCGTCTAGACGCATTGATCGACAATGTTGTAGACCGCTTACAAGGATTGGATGAAGTTTGGATTTCATCAAAATCAATTGATGATTTTAAGTCAGGCCGAATAGAATTAATCTTCATTGGAGAGGAATTCGACATCCCGTATCTCAAGAGTCTTATCAAAAAAGCAGAAAATCACATGAATGTGCTCATTGGTTATAAAATCGCCAAGGAGATTTCAGATAGTGATAAACCTTTGTTTGCCCTGATCTGGGTGAATAAATAA
- a CDS encoding nucleotide sugar dehydrogenase, whose product MNRIEDTKIGIIGLGYVGLPLAVEFGKKFPTVGFDINRSRVDELNNGIDSTLEVDNENLASVLGKDVRKGEIGLLNSTSKEDLAECNFYIVTVPTPTDHHNRPVLTPLIKASETIGSVLKKGDVVVYESTVYPGVTEDECIPVLERFSGLKFNVDFYAGYSPERINPGDKEHTVTKILKVTSGSTEEAAEYIDKVYQTVIVAGTYRASNIKVAEAAKVIENSQRDINIAFVNELSKIFNLLGIDTNEVLEAAGTKWNFLPFRPGLVGGHCIGVDPYYLAQKAQEVGYHPEIILAGRRLNDGMGAYVATQSVKHMLKRHIAVASSKALMLGITFKENCPDIRNSRAIDIYNELITYDMDVDVYDPWAEKAEVKHEYGIDIKTEHSELSPGDYSLIIVAVAHQQFLELDLKKLASDQHVIFDVKSILPKESVTARL is encoded by the coding sequence ATGAATAGAATTGAAGACACAAAGATTGGTATCATCGGCCTCGGGTACGTTGGCCTACCTCTCGCTGTAGAGTTCGGAAAGAAATTCCCGACTGTAGGTTTTGACATAAATCGTTCAAGAGTTGATGAACTCAATAACGGTATTGATTCAACCTTAGAAGTTGATAATGAGAACTTAGCCTCTGTGTTGGGCAAGGATGTTAGAAAGGGGGAAATTGGTCTACTCAATTCTACATCGAAAGAAGATTTAGCGGAATGCAATTTTTACATTGTAACGGTTCCTACGCCAACAGATCATCACAACAGACCTGTACTCACTCCTTTGATTAAAGCTAGCGAAACAATTGGTAGCGTATTGAAGAAGGGGGATGTTGTGGTTTATGAATCTACTGTATATCCTGGCGTTACGGAGGATGAGTGTATCCCTGTATTAGAGCGTTTCTCGGGTTTGAAGTTCAACGTGGATTTCTACGCTGGTTATTCTCCAGAAAGAATTAATCCGGGAGATAAGGAGCACACCGTAACAAAAATCTTAAAGGTGACTTCTGGATCAACAGAAGAGGCCGCTGAGTACATTGACAAAGTGTATCAAACGGTTATTGTTGCTGGCACCTATCGCGCTTCGAATATCAAGGTTGCCGAAGCCGCGAAAGTGATTGAGAACAGTCAGAGAGATATCAACATTGCCTTTGTAAATGAGCTCTCAAAGATTTTCAACCTTCTGGGTATTGACACCAACGAGGTTCTCGAGGCGGCTGGTACAAAATGGAATTTCCTTCCATTCAGACCGGGCCTAGTTGGAGGTCATTGTATTGGTGTTGATCCCTATTACCTAGCTCAGAAGGCACAAGAAGTAGGCTATCATCCAGAAATTATCCTAGCAGGTAGAAGATTGAACGATGGAATGGGAGCGTATGTCGCCACTCAGTCGGTGAAGCACATGTTGAAGCGTCATATTGCGGTTGCTTCTTCTAAGGCTTTGATGTTGGGAATCACGTTTAAGGAAAACTGTCCTGATATCCGTAACTCTCGTGCTATTGATATCTACAATGAGCTCATCACCTATGATATGGATGTGGATGTATACGATCCATGGGCTGAAAAGGCGGAGGTGAAGCATGAGTACGGTATAGATATCAAAACAGAGCATTCTGAACTCAGCCCTGGCGACTATTCACTTATCATCGTGGCTGTTGCACACCAACAGTTTTTAGAGTTAGATCTCAAGAAGTTGGCCAGTGATCAACACGTGATATTCGATGTTAAATCCATTCTTCCTAAAGAATCGGTAACAGCAAGATTATAA